One window from the genome of Phocoena phocoena chromosome 15, mPhoPho1.1, whole genome shotgun sequence encodes:
- the MLXIPL gene encoding carbohydrate-responsive element-binding protein, which yields MATAGALAGLVAGLQGPRVVPSPDSDSDTDSEDPSTRRSAGGLLRSQVIHSGHFMVSSPHSDSLTRRRDQEGPLGLADFGPRSIDPTLTRLFECMSLAYSGKLVSPKWKNFKGLQLLCRDKIRLNNAIWRAWYIQYVERRKSPVCGFVTPLQGPEADEHRKPEAVVLEGNYWKRRIEVVMREYHKWRIYYKKRLRKSSREGDLLAPKQVEGAWQPPERWCEQLFTSVVPVLLAGPEEETGGRQLLDLDCFLSDISDTLFTMTQPGPTPLQLPPEDAYVGNADMIQPDLTPLQPSLDDFMEISDFFTNYRPPQTPTPSSFLEPPSFGPMADPVLSSGILGSEVPSACSGMIHLSGHNRLQARSSCPGPLDSSAFLSSDFLLPEDPKPKLPPTPARPPLLQYPSPAKGLGLEPCAPPPFPPLAPLPAMLQEEPVFSPRFSFPPVPPAPGVSPPSAPTAFAPTPQLGPGPAPAPFPLDLLPSGYSEPPLGPHFTVPQGTRPRGKPPTQSPRGRRPSPPTLAPATAGGNNPCLAQLLTAAKPEQALEPALVSSALLRSPGSPQEIAPEFPCTFFPPTPAPTPPRPPPGPATLAPPRPLIVPKAERLSPPAPSGGERRLSGELNSLPGPGTLSMCISSPQRILSRGPLDNKTESRRITHISAEQKRRFNIKLGFDTLHGLVSTLSTQPNLKMSKAATLQKTAEYIAMLQQERAAQQEEAQQLRDQIEALNAAINLCQQQLPATGVPITHQRFDQMRDMFDDYVRTRTLHNWKFWVFSVLIRPLFESFNGMVSTASLQSLRQTSLAWLDQYCSLPALRPTVLNSLRQLSTSTSILTDPDCIPEQATRAVTEGTLGKSV from the exons ATGGCCACGGCCGGAGCGCTGGCGGGTCTGGTCGCGGGCTTGCAGGGCCCGCGGGTCGTCCCCAGCCCGGATTCGGACTCAGACACAGACTCGGAGGACCCAAGTACCCGGCGCAGCGCAGGTGGGCTGCTCCGCTCGCAGGTCATCCACAGCGGTCACTTCATGGTGTCGTCGCCGCACAGCGACTCGCTGACCCGGCGGCGCGACCAGGAGGGGCCCCTGGGGCTCGCCGACTTCGGGCCGCGCAGCATCGACCCCACACTCACCCGCCTCTTCGAGTGCATGAGCCTGGCCTACAG TGGCAAGCTGGTTTCTCCCAAGTGGAAGAATTTCAAAGGCCTCCAGCTGCTGTGCCGGGACAAGATCCGCCTCAACAACGCCATCTGGAGGGCCTGGTATATCCAGT ATGTGGAGCGGAGGAAGAGCCCCGTGTGTGGCTTCGTGACCCCCCTGCAGGGGCCTGAGGCTGATGAGCACCGGAAACCGGAG GCCGTCGTCTTGGAGGGGAATTATTGGAAGCGGCGCATCGAGGTGGTGATGCGCGAGTACCATAAGTGGCGCATCTACTACAAGAAGCGG CTCCGTAAGTCCAGCAGGGAAGGGGATCTCCTGGCCCCAAAGCAG GTGGAAGGGGCGTGGCAGCCACCGGAGCGATGGTGCGAGCAGCTCTTCACCAGCGTGGTGCCCGTCCTGCTGGCGGGCCCAGAGGAGGAGACCGGCGGGCGGCAGCTTCTAGATCTCGATTGCTTTCTGTCCGACATCTCCGACACACTCTTCACCATGACTCAGCCCGGCCCTACACCCCTGCAGCTGCCCCCCGAGGACG CCTATGTTGGCAACGCTGACATGATCCAGCCAGACCTGACGCCTCTGCAGCCCAGCCTGGATGACTTCATGGAGATCTCAG ATTTCTTCACCAACTACCGCCCCCCACAGACACCTACACCCTCAAGCTTCCTGGAGCCCCCCAGCTTCGGCCCCATGGCTGACCCTGTCCTCAGCAGTGGGATCCTGGGCTCGGAGGTGCCCTCTGCCTGCTCGGGCATGATCCACCTCTCGGGACATAACCGCCTACAG GCTCGGAGCAGCTGCCCTGGCCCTCTGGACTCCAGTGCCTTCCTGAGCTCTGATTTCCTCCTTCCTGAAGACCCCAAGCCCAAGCTCCCACCCACTCCCGCACGCCCACCCCTCCTCCAAtaccccagccctgccaagggGCTTGGCCTGGAGCCCTgtgccccaccccctttccctcccctggcTCCACTGCCTGCTATGCTGCAGGAGGAGCCTGTCTTCTCTCCCAGattctctttccctcctgtcCCTCCTGCCCCGGGAGTGTCCCCACCGTCTGCTCCCACGGCCTTCGCACCCACCCCCCAGCTGGGTCCaggccctgcccccgcccccttccccttAGACCTTCTACCCTCGGGGTATTCGGAGCCCCCGTTGGGGCCTCACTTCACCGTGCCCCAAGGCACGCGGCCCAGAGGCAAGCCCCCTACCCAGTCCCCCAGGGGGCGGAGGCCCAGCCCCCCAACCTTGGCCCCTGCCACTGCCGGGGGCAACAATCCTTGCCTCGCACAGCTGCTCACAGCAG CCAAGCCTGAGCAAGCCCTGGAACCTGCGCTCGTGTCCAGCGCCCTCCTCCGGTCCCCAGGGTCCCCG CAGGAGATAGCCCCCGAGTTCCCCTGCACCTTCTTTCCCCCGACCCCGGCCCCTACACCGCCCCGACCACCTCCGGGTCCAGCCACATTggcccctcccaggcccctgaTTGTCCCCAAAGCGGAGCGGCTCTCGCCCCCAGCACCCAGCG GTGGTGAGCGGCGGCTGTCTGGGGAGCTCAACTCCCTGCCGGGCCCGGGGACGCTGAGCATGTGCATCTCTTCCCCTCAACGCATCCTAAGCCGGGGCCCTCTGGACAACAAG ACCGAAAGCCGGCGCATCACACACATCTCTGCGGAGCAGAAGCGGCGCTTCAACATCAAGCTGGGGTTCGACACTCTGCACGGGTTGGTGAGCACGCTCAGCACCCAGCCCAACCTCAAG ATGAGCAAAGCCGCCACGCTGCAGAAGACAGCCGAGTACATCGCCATGCTGCAGCAGGAGCGAGCCGCCCAGCAGGAGGAGGCCCAGCAGCTCCGGGACCAGATCGAGGCGCTCAATGCCGCCATCAA CCTGTGCCAGCAGCAGCTGCCTGCTACGGGAGTGCCCATCACACACCAGCGGTTCGACCAAATGCGAGACATGTTCGATGACTATGTCCGGACCCGCACACTGCATAACTGGAAGTTCTGGGTA TTCAGCGTCCTCATCCGGCCTCTGTTCGAATCCTTCAATGGGATGGTGTCTACGGCAAGCCTGCAGAGCCTCCGCCAGACCTCACTGGCCTGGCTGGACCAGTACTGCTCCCTGCCTGCTCTCCGACCAA ctGTTCTGAACTCCCTACGCCAGCTGAGTACATCTACCAGTATCCTGACGGACCCGGACTGTATACCCGAGCAAGCCACACGGGCGGTCACAGAGGGCACCCTTGGCAAATCTGTATAG